The Streptomyces griseiscabiei genome includes a window with the following:
- the nadC gene encoding carboxylating nicotinate-nucleotide diphosphorylase, with the protein MSTPELPLASGGGCGDGCACGADDGLTEEYLECGLDPALAQLLADAGLDPVEVEDIANVAIQEDLDHGVDVTTVATIPEDARSTADFTAREGGVVAGLRIAEAVLSVACSDEFEVERHVDDGDRVEEGQKLLSVTGATRDLLTAERSALNLLCRLSGIATATRAWADALEGTKAKVRDTRKTTPGLRSLEKFAVRCGGGTNHRMSLSDAALVKDNHVVAAGGVAQAFKAVREMFPEVPIEVEVDTLHQLREVIDAGADLILLDNFTPVECEEAVAIVAGRALLEASGRLTLTNAKAYADTGVDYLAVGALTHSSPILDIGLDLRAAE; encoded by the coding sequence GTGAGCACCCCCGAACTTCCCCTCGCCTCCGGCGGCGGCTGCGGCGACGGCTGCGCCTGCGGCGCCGACGACGGGCTGACCGAGGAGTATCTGGAGTGCGGGCTCGACCCCGCGCTCGCCCAGCTCCTGGCCGACGCAGGACTCGACCCCGTGGAGGTCGAGGACATCGCCAACGTCGCCATCCAGGAGGACCTGGACCACGGCGTGGACGTCACCACGGTCGCCACGATCCCCGAGGACGCCCGCTCCACCGCCGACTTCACCGCCCGTGAGGGCGGCGTCGTGGCGGGGCTCAGAATCGCGGAGGCGGTCCTCTCGGTGGCCTGCTCCGACGAGTTCGAGGTCGAGCGGCACGTCGACGACGGCGACCGCGTGGAGGAGGGGCAGAAGCTCCTCAGCGTCACCGGCGCCACCCGCGACCTCCTCACCGCCGAGCGCAGCGCCCTGAACCTGCTGTGCCGCCTCTCCGGCATCGCGACCGCCACGCGCGCGTGGGCGGACGCCCTGGAGGGCACCAAGGCGAAGGTCCGCGACACCCGCAAGACGACGCCGGGGCTGCGCTCCCTGGAGAAGTTCGCGGTCCGCTGCGGCGGCGGGACGAACCACCGGATGTCGCTGTCCGACGCGGCCCTCGTCAAGGACAACCACGTGGTCGCCGCGGGCGGTGTCGCGCAGGCGTTCAAGGCCGTGCGCGAGATGTTCCCCGAGGTGCCCATCGAGGTCGAGGTCGACACCCTCCACCAGCTCCGCGAGGTCATCGACGCGGGCGCCGACCTGATCCTCCTGGACAACTTCACCCCGGTGGAGTGCGAGGAGGCCGTGGCGATCGTCGCCGGCCGGGCCCTCCTGGAGGCCTCGGGCCGGCTGACCCTCACCAACGCCAAGGCGTACGCGGACACGGGCGTCGACTACCTGGCGGTGGGCGCCCTGACCCACTCGTCCCCCATCCTGGACATCGGCCTCGACCTGCGCGCGGCCGAGTAG
- a CDS encoding type III pantothenate kinase, producing MLLTIDVGNTHTVLGLFDGEDIVEHWRISTDARRTADELAVLLQGLMGMHPLLGEELGDGIDGIAICATVPSVLHELREVTRRYYGDVPAVLVEPGVKTGVPILTDNPKEVGADRIINAVAAVELYGGPAVVVDFGTATTFDAVSARGEYVGGVIAPGIEISVEALGVKGAQLRKIEVARPRSVIGKNTVEAMQSGIVYGFAGQVDGVVSRMVRELADDPEDVTVIATGGLAPMVLGESSVIDEHEPWLTLIGLRLVYERNVSRL from the coding sequence ATGCTGCTGACCATCGACGTGGGCAACACCCACACCGTCCTCGGGCTGTTCGACGGCGAGGACATCGTCGAACACTGGCGCATCTCCACGGACGCGCGCCGCACCGCCGACGAGCTGGCGGTCCTCCTCCAGGGCCTCATGGGCATGCACCCGCTGCTCGGCGAGGAACTGGGCGACGGCATCGACGGCATCGCGATCTGCGCGACCGTACCGTCCGTCCTGCACGAACTCCGCGAGGTGACCCGCCGCTACTACGGCGACGTCCCCGCGGTCCTCGTCGAACCGGGGGTGAAGACCGGCGTGCCGATCCTCACCGACAACCCCAAGGAGGTCGGTGCGGACCGCATCATCAACGCGGTCGCGGCCGTCGAGCTCTACGGCGGCCCGGCGGTCGTCGTGGACTTCGGTACGGCGACCACGTTCGACGCGGTCAGCGCGCGCGGGGAGTACGTCGGCGGTGTCATCGCCCCCGGTATCGAGATCTCCGTCGAGGCGCTCGGGGTGAAGGGCGCCCAGCTCCGCAAGATCGAGGTGGCCCGGCCCCGCAGCGTGATCGGCAAGAACACGGTCGAGGCGATGCAGTCCGGGATCGTCTACGGGTTCGCCGGGCAGGTCGACGGGGTCGTGAGCCGCATGGTCCGTGAGCTGGCCGACGACCCCGAGGACGTGACGGTCATCGCCACGGGTGGGCTCGCGCCGATGGTGCTGGGCGAGTCCTCGGTGATCGACGAGCACGAGCCGTGGCTGACGCTGATCGGGCTGAGGCTGGTGTACGAGCGGAACGTGTCGCGGCTCTGA
- a CDS encoding BlaI/MecI/CopY family transcriptional regulator: protein MGELEDAVMTRVWKWNRPVTVREVLEDLQRERSIAYTTVMTVLDNLHQKGWVRREAEGRAYRYEAVSTRAAYSAALMNEAWSQSDNPAAALVAFFGMMSEEQRQALTDAVRIVQGPDPVKPEPAPPAARLGETPAETAGESAESSGETQGTPGESPDLPGR, encoded by the coding sequence TTGGGAGAACTCGAAGACGCGGTCATGACGCGGGTGTGGAAGTGGAACCGCCCGGTGACCGTTCGGGAAGTCCTGGAAGACCTTCAGCGGGAACGGTCCATCGCGTACACGACGGTGATGACCGTTCTGGACAATCTCCATCAGAAGGGCTGGGTGCGCCGGGAGGCGGAAGGTCGGGCCTATCGATATGAGGCGGTCTCCACCCGCGCCGCCTACTCGGCCGCACTGATGAACGAAGCCTGGTCGCAGAGCGACAACCCCGCCGCCGCTCTCGTCGCGTTCTTCGGGATGATGAGCGAGGAACAGCGACAGGCGCTCACCGACGCCGTACGCATCGTGCAGGGCCCTGACCCCGTCAAACCCGAACCGGCGCCGCCCGCGGCCCGCCTCGGTGAAACCCCTGCCGAAACCGCCGGCGAATCCGCCGAATCGTCCGGCGAAACACAGGGGACCCCCGGCGAATCACCGGATCTTCCCGGGCGATAG
- a CDS encoding amino-acid N-acetyltransferase, which produces MPASSPEVTAKAITVRRARTSDVPHVRDLLDSYVQRRILLDKATVTLYEDIQEFWVAERGTGPDAEVVGCGALHVMWEDLAEVRTLAVNPAAKGLGVGHRLLEKLLDTARWLGVRRVFCLTFEVEFFAKHGFVEIGETPVDTDVYAELLRSYDEGVAEFLGLERVKPNTLGNSRMLLHL; this is translated from the coding sequence ATGCCAGCATCGAGTCCCGAAGTCACCGCAAAAGCCATCACCGTCCGGCGGGCTCGGACCAGCGATGTCCCGCACGTGCGCGACCTCCTCGACTCTTACGTGCAGCGTCGCATCCTGCTCGACAAAGCGACGGTCACGCTTTACGAGGACATCCAGGAGTTCTGGGTCGCGGAACGGGGCACCGGTCCGGACGCCGAGGTCGTCGGCTGTGGTGCCCTGCACGTCATGTGGGAAGACCTCGCCGAAGTCCGCACTCTCGCGGTGAACCCGGCCGCCAAGGGTCTCGGTGTCGGCCACCGGTTGCTGGAGAAGTTGCTCGACACCGCTCGCTGGCTCGGTGTTCGCCGGGTTTTCTGTCTGACCTTCGAAGTCGAGTTCTTCGCGAAGCACGGCTTCGTGGAGATCGGCGAGACTCCGGTCGACACCGATGTGTACGCGGAGCTGCTGCGTTCCTATGACGAGGGCGTCGCGGAGTTCCTCGGTCTCGAACGGGTGAAACCGAACACCTTGGGCAACAGCCGGATGCTTCTGCATCTGTGA
- a CDS encoding histone-like nucleoid-structuring protein Lsr2 codes for MAQKVQVLLVDDLDGGEADETVTFALDGKTYEIDLTTANADKLRGLLDPYVKGGRRTGGRAAGGRGKARAASGGSQDTAAIRAWAKENGYEVNDRGRVPASIREAYEKANG; via the coding sequence GTGGCACAGAAGGTTCAGGTCCTTCTTGTCGACGACCTCGACGGCGGCGAGGCGGACGAGACCGTGACGTTCGCGCTGGACGGCAAGACGTACGAGATCGACCTCACGACCGCCAACGCGGACAAGCTTCGCGGCCTTCTCGACCCTTACGTCAAGGGTGGCCGCCGTACCGGAGGCCGTGCGGCGGGCGGGCGCGGCAAGGCCCGTGCCGCTTCCGGCGGCAGCCAGGACACCGCGGCCATCCGCGCGTGGGCGAAGGAGAACGGCTACGAGGTCAACGACCGCGGCCGTGTCCCCGCCTCCATCCGCGAGGCCTACGAGAAGGCCAACGGCTGA
- a CDS encoding SCO3374 family protein, protein MAIVPLPRRPLDPSEAQGVVPRDVPGDIARDAVRQWYENELGWATVPGTPVQLLTGLRFDVLDVPAEAGVAALRHLGPVPGPGSPVALRGDRMLLLVAAGSAEELPGLLEWLDWGGLDLDLTAVGTGGRLAAPALPGGAGRLAGVRGEAGSQGAADWLRPPEPGCEVEPSLPSMSALGGGGDAPDLVRVVDTVATHCHRVRLRRVSTGPSESQPLAFS, encoded by the coding sequence ATGGCCATCGTCCCCCTTCCCCGCCGACCGCTCGACCCGAGCGAGGCCCAGGGCGTCGTCCCGCGCGATGTTCCGGGTGACATCGCCCGGGACGCGGTGCGGCAGTGGTACGAGAACGAACTCGGCTGGGCGACCGTGCCCGGGACGCCCGTACAACTCCTTACGGGCCTGCGCTTCGATGTGCTCGATGTCCCGGCGGAAGCGGGGGTCGCGGCGCTCAGGCATCTGGGACCGGTGCCCGGTCCGGGCTCGCCGGTGGCGCTGCGCGGGGACCGGATGCTGCTGCTGGTCGCGGCGGGGAGCGCGGAGGAGCTGCCGGGTCTGCTGGAGTGGCTGGACTGGGGCGGCCTCGACCTGGACCTCACCGCCGTCGGAACGGGCGGTCGGCTGGCGGCGCCGGCGCTTCCGGGCGGGGCCGGAAGGCTCGCGGGCGTGCGCGGGGAGGCCGGTTCACAGGGGGCCGCCGACTGGCTGCGGCCCCCCGAGCCGGGATGCGAGGTGGAACCCTCGCTGCCGAGCATGTCGGCGTTGGGAGGCGGTGGGGACGCCCCCGACCTCGTGCGAGTGGTGGACACGGTGGCGACGCACTGCCACCGCGTCCGGCTGCGGCGCGTGAGCACCGGGCCGTCGGAATCTCAGCCGTTGGCCTTCTCGTAG